From the Arvicola amphibius chromosome 2, mArvAmp1.2, whole genome shotgun sequence genome, one window contains:
- the LOC119806523 gene encoding taste receptor type 2 member 140-like: MNGILYYIVLPTLNVEFLMGTLGNAFTVLVNIIDWVKRRKISFIDQILTTLAVSRIAYLFSLTAHLFVYKWYPAIIITRRIVRQTCIFWTVTNHFSVWLATCLSIFYFLKIASFPNSIFLHLKWRVKKMVLGTLLASLLLLFLNILVIDAHIDRIEANIIFRAISSNYSQVARLVLLTNTAFTLIPFTATLTVFVLLIFSLCQHLKNMHYNAQGSRDVSTAAHIKALQMVVTFLLLYSIFFLSLLLQFCNVKYNQKTSVSLLFWTVGVAFPSGHSYVLILGNTKLRQAFVSMVWWLSQRLSAVEPSVF; the protein is encoded by the coding sequence ATGAATGGTATCCTGTATTACATAGTATTACCTACTTTAAATGTGGAATTCCTAATGGGAACTTTAGGCAATGCATTCACAGTGCTAGTGAACATTATAGACTGGGTAAAGAGGAGAAAGATATCTTTCATAGATCAGATCTTGACTACTCTGGCAGTTTCCAGAATTGCTTATCTCTTTTCACTAACTgcacatttatttgtatataaatgGTATCCAGCCATAATAATAACTAGAAGAATTGTGAGACAAACTTGTATTTTCTGGACAGTAACCAATCACTTCAGTGTCTGGCTTGCTACATGTCTCAGCATCTTCTATTTTCTCAAGATAGCAAGTTTTCCAAACTCTATTTTCCTTCATCTAAAATGGAgagtaaaaaaaatggttttagggACACTGTTGGCATCTCTGCTcctcttgtttttaaatattttagtcatAGACGCACACATTGACAGAATTGAAGCAAATATAATTTTCAGAGCTATCTCAAGCAATTATTCTCAAGTGGCTAGGCTTGTTTTACTTACGAACACTGCGTTCACACTCATCCCCTTCACCGCGACCCTGACCGTGTTTGtcttgctcatcttttccctgTGCCAACATCTGAAGAACATGCATTACAATGCCCAAGGGTCCAGAGATGTCAGCACTGCGGCCCACATAAAGGCCTTGCAAATGGTGGTCACATTCCTGTTACtgtacagcattttttttctgtcacttcTTTTGCAGTTTTGTAATGTCAAATATAATCAGAAAACTTcagtttctctgcttttctggaCTGTTGGAGTTGCTTTCCCTTCTGGCCACTCATATGTCTTGATCCTGGGAAACACTAAGCTTAGACAggcatttgtttccatggtgtgGTGGCTGAGTCAGAGGCTCAGTGCTGTGGAGCCCTCAGTTTTCTAA